In Hyphomicrobium denitrificans 1NES1, one DNA window encodes the following:
- the fdhE gene encoding formate dehydrogenase accessory protein FdhE, with amino-acid sequence MGSPLGGVQAPEPICLPDPKTRFIATASRLDALSEGHQMAEWLKFMAALARAQHAAALSVALSHPLDEQQLEESVASRQPPLAPELHERDPSWRQGLMVLLDGLDHSPMPEGSAASIDELRLSSADAIEGLAHDFLCGSIDSNDAVRALYVAAALQVYFTLAAASLRAPLLRLLPDRGTCPCCGSTPVSGLITASGRTPGTRYLYCSLCSTAWNHVRAVCITCEGTGALSLRSIEGDSGAIKAEVCDDCHTYAKMLYQAKDMCIDPFADDLATLGLDMMVAEAGWSRHAPNPLLLVDNLRS; translated from the coding sequence GTGGGCAGCCCGCTCGGTGGCGTCCAGGCGCCCGAACCGATTTGCCTGCCCGATCCCAAAACCAGGTTTATTGCCACCGCATCTCGATTGGACGCCCTCTCCGAGGGACATCAGATGGCGGAGTGGCTAAAGTTCATGGCAGCTCTGGCGCGGGCTCAACACGCCGCTGCGCTGTCTGTTGCCCTTTCCCATCCGTTAGACGAGCAGCAGCTCGAGGAATCTGTCGCCTCCCGGCAGCCGCCGCTCGCGCCTGAGCTTCATGAGAGAGATCCGTCATGGCGACAAGGTTTGATGGTTCTGCTCGACGGCTTGGATCATAGTCCGATGCCGGAGGGCTCAGCGGCCTCCATCGACGAGTTGCGCTTAAGCAGTGCGGACGCGATCGAGGGCCTTGCACACGATTTCCTATGCGGCAGCATAGACTCCAATGACGCCGTTAGGGCTCTTTACGTCGCGGCTGCGCTGCAGGTTTATTTCACGCTTGCGGCAGCGTCGTTGCGCGCGCCGCTATTAAGATTGTTGCCAGACCGCGGGACGTGCCCGTGCTGCGGTTCTACTCCAGTCTCGGGCCTCATTACGGCGTCGGGTCGAACACCGGGCACGCGGTATCTCTACTGCTCGCTTTGCTCGACAGCGTGGAATCATGTCCGCGCTGTATGCATCACGTGCGAAGGCACCGGAGCACTCTCGTTGAGGAGCATCGAAGGCGATTCTGGCGCGATCAAAGCGGAAGTGTGCGACGATTGTCACACCTATGCGAAGATGCTGTACCAGGCCAAAGACATGTGCATCGATCCGTTTGCGGACGATCTTGCGACGCTCGGCCTCGACATGATGGTCGCGGAAGCGGGCTGGTCGCGCCATGCCCCCAATCCGCTGTTGCTTGTCGATAACCTCAGAAGTTGA
- a CDS encoding permease has product MNAIRQQADNTALKVAVFLVLATAGLFYVKWLPYYNRAFVAAAEHSIGNSILMGTAASPPAPSWDAALGYALAYGKAIWQAMVLGLLLGSAIQALLPADWVARVLGKTGFGSVVAAGALSIPSMMCTCCAAPVVVGLRARQASPGAAIAFWLGNTILNPATLVFMGFVLGWNWATLRIVLGVLMVFGLGYLVNLMVTPKEAAEANAELSKFVTNSGVSDSASNPFLRWIEIFVRMSIRLIPEYIVIVLLLGAARAWLFPTIGADIGNEIWWIVAFAVAGTLFVIPTTGEVPIIQAMLLLGIGAGPAGALLMTLPPVSLPSLAMVARSFRPQVLLFVVAAVVAIGIVCGLLAAALNF; this is encoded by the coding sequence ATGAATGCCATACGCCAACAAGCTGACAACACTGCACTCAAGGTGGCCGTTTTCCTCGTGTTGGCAACTGCCGGCTTGTTCTACGTGAAATGGCTCCCCTATTACAATCGGGCGTTCGTCGCGGCGGCCGAACACTCCATCGGCAATTCTATCCTGATGGGAACGGCCGCGTCACCGCCCGCGCCGTCATGGGATGCCGCGCTCGGCTACGCGCTGGCTTATGGAAAAGCGATCTGGCAGGCGATGGTTCTCGGCCTCCTTTTGGGGTCCGCGATTCAGGCTCTGCTTCCCGCCGATTGGGTGGCGCGCGTGCTCGGCAAGACGGGCTTTGGAAGTGTGGTGGCGGCCGGTGCGTTGTCGATCCCGAGCATGATGTGCACCTGCTGCGCAGCGCCTGTAGTCGTCGGATTGAGAGCGCGGCAGGCTTCTCCCGGCGCCGCAATCGCATTCTGGCTTGGCAATACGATCCTTAATCCCGCAACACTCGTGTTCATGGGTTTCGTTCTCGGATGGAATTGGGCGACGCTGCGTATCGTGCTTGGCGTCTTGATGGTATTCGGCCTCGGCTATCTGGTGAACCTGATGGTCACGCCCAAGGAGGCCGCCGAGGCCAATGCGGAGCTTTCGAAGTTCGTTACAAATTCAGGAGTCTCGGACTCCGCATCGAACCCGTTTCTGCGCTGGATTGAGATCTTCGTTCGGATGTCCATCCGCCTGATCCCGGAATATATCGTTATCGTGCTCCTACTCGGCGCAGCGAGAGCATGGCTTTTTCCAACGATCGGCGCCGATATCGGTAACGAAATTTGGTGGATCGTGGCCTTTGCCGTCGCGGGCACGCTCTTCGTCATTCCGACTACTGGTGAAGTGCCGATCATTCAAGCCATGCTTTTACTCGGCATCGGTGCTGGCCCTGCGGGAGCGTTGCTGATGACGCTGCCGCCCGTCAGCCTCCCGTCGCTTGCGATGGTTGCACGGTCGTTTCGGCCGCAGGTCCTGCTGTTCGTCGTTGCCGCCGTCGTCGCGATTGGAATTGTCTGCGGGCTGTTAGCGGCTGCGCTCAACTTCTGA
- the selD gene encoding selenide, water dikinase SelD has product MSAPIVRLTDLAHGGGCGCKLAPSVLQELLSGQSSAWLYSQLLVGVETGDDAAVWQIDDEHCIIATTDFFMPMVDDPRDFGRIAAANAISDVYAMGGKPLLALAILGMPLDKLPVEAVREILQGGSSICAEAGIPIAGGHSIDTPEPIYGLAVIGLTKPGNVRRNSGARPGDTLILTKGIGIGIYSAAFKKRALPGDAYAEMMASTTLLNRIGQKLAENEDVHAMTDVTGFGLLGHALEMARASRLTLDIAYARVPFLTKAESLVNAGYKTGASARNWASYGGEVTLPPDIPDWKKSLLTDPQTSGGLLIACASERAETLRTQIESDGYPSARIIGSASEGSPQVQIS; this is encoded by the coding sequence ATGTCTGCACCAATTGTCCGCTTAACCGATCTGGCCCACGGTGGGGGATGCGGATGCAAACTTGCGCCGTCTGTACTGCAGGAGCTTCTTTCAGGGCAATCGTCTGCATGGCTCTATAGTCAACTGCTCGTTGGCGTCGAGACGGGAGACGACGCGGCCGTCTGGCAGATCGACGACGAGCATTGCATCATCGCGACAACGGATTTTTTTATGCCGATGGTCGATGATCCGCGCGACTTCGGCAGGATTGCCGCTGCCAACGCGATTTCGGACGTCTATGCGATGGGTGGAAAGCCGCTGCTGGCGCTTGCCATCCTCGGCATGCCGCTCGACAAGCTGCCCGTCGAGGCGGTGCGAGAGATTCTGCAAGGCGGGTCATCGATTTGTGCAGAGGCAGGGATTCCTATTGCAGGCGGCCACTCGATCGATACGCCCGAACCGATCTACGGTCTGGCGGTCATTGGACTGACGAAACCCGGTAATGTCCGTAGGAATTCAGGCGCGCGGCCTGGAGACACACTCATCCTTACCAAGGGGATCGGCATTGGTATCTATTCCGCGGCGTTCAAGAAACGCGCGCTGCCGGGTGATGCCTACGCAGAGATGATGGCGTCGACGACTCTTCTAAATCGCATCGGCCAAAAGCTGGCCGAAAATGAAGACGTCCATGCGATGACGGATGTCACAGGCTTTGGGTTGCTCGGCCATGCGCTCGAAATGGCACGGGCGAGCCGTCTGACGCTCGATATCGCCTATGCTCGCGTCCCGTTTCTGACGAAAGCCGAAAGTCTGGTTAATGCCGGCTATAAGACGGGGGCCTCGGCACGCAACTGGGCGAGCTACGGCGGCGAGGTGACATTGCCGCCGGATATTCCGGATTGGAAAAAATCACTGCTCACGGATCCGCAAACCTCAGGCGGTCTGCTCATCGCCTGTGCTTCCGAACGAGCCGAAACGCTCCGTACTCAAATTGAATCGGATGGGTATCCGAGCGCTCGCATCATCGGGTCGGCATCCGAGGGGTCGCCACAGGTTCAGATATCGTGA